The sequence CGGCGCATCCGGCGCCTCGCCGGCGACGACGTGGACGTCCTCATCACCGAGGTGGGAGGCACGGTCGGCGACATCGAGATCCTTCCGTTCCTCGAGGCCATCCGGCAGTTCCGCCTCGACGTGGGCGGTACGAACGTCTGCTACGTCCACGTGACCCTGGTGCCGTTCATCGGCCCGTCAGGCGAGCACAAGACGAAGCCCACCCAGCACTCGGTCACGGAGCTCCGGAGTGCCGGCATTCAGCCCGACGCCATCGTCTGCCGGAGCGACGAGCCGATCGGCGACGACCTGGAGAGGAAGATCTCCCGCCTGTCCAACGTGCCGTTCAACGGGGTGGTCAACTGCCCGGACGCCGAGAGCCTCTACGAGATCCCGCTGGTCATCCACGACGAGGGCCTGGACCAGTTCGTCTGCGACGCCCTGCACCTCATCACCGGCCCACCCGACCTGGCGGACTGGCGGGCCCTCAACGAGCGGTTGGCCGAGGCGACGACGCCGGTTCGCATCGGCCTCATCGGCAAGTACGTGCGCCTGGTCGACGCCTACCTGTCGGTGGTCGAGTCGCTCAAGCACGGCGGGATCCACCACGGGGCCGACGTCCAGATCGACTGGATCCAGGCCGAGGACGTGGAGGGCCTGCTGGGCGAGAACCGCCTGAGGGACCTGGACGGCATCGTCATCCCGGGCGGCTTCGGCGAACGGGGGGTGGAGGGCAAGATCGCCGCCGCCGGGTACGCCAGGGAGAACGACATCCCGTGCCTCGGCCTCTGCCTGGGACTGCAGTGCATGACCGTCGAGTACGCACGCAACGTCCTGGGCCTGGAACGGGCGCATTCCAGCGAGTTCGACCCGTCGTCGCCCCACCCTGTGATCGACCTGATGGATTCCCAGCGGGACGTGACCGACATGGGCGGCACCATGCGCCTGGGCGCCTACGTGGCCCAGCTCCAGCCCGGCTCACAGGTGGCCGGTATCTACGGCGCCGACGTCGTGTCGGAGCGGCATCGCCACCGCTACGAGTTCAACCCCCGCTACCGGGCCCGGTTCGAGGAGTCCGGCTTCGCGTGCTCAGGCGAGTCCCCCGACGGCCGGCTCGTGGAGTTCATCGAGTTGGAGGGCCACCCGTTCTGGATCGGCACTCAGGCCCATCCGGAGTTCAAGAGCCGGCCCGACCGTCCGGCACCGTTGTTCCGGTCCTTCATAGGCGCAGCCCTGGAACGCGCCGCCGGCCGGAACCCGCAGCTGATCCCTGTCGACGTCGAAGCCGCCGGCTGAGGCTGGTCCCTCGTGGGCCACGGGTTCACAAAGACCGGCGAGAGGGTCCTGCACGAGGGCTACGTGATCACGCTGGCCACCGCCACCTTCGAGGGCCCGGCGGGCGAGGTGATGGAGCGAGACGTCGTGCACCACCCTGGGGCGGTGGCCGTGGTGGCAGTCGACGGAGGCGAGGTCGTCCTGGTACGCCAGTACCGGCCGGTGATGGAGCGCGAGATGTTGGAGATCCCGGCGGGAAAGCTGGACGTTCCCGGCGAGGACCGGCAGGCCGCCGCCCGCCGTGAGCTGGTGGAGGAGGCCGGGCTGTACGCCCGCTACCTCGTCGAGATGGGTCGGTTCCACAACTCGATCGGCTTCTGCGACGAGGAGACCACGATCTTCCTGGCGACGGACCTGGAGCCGGTGGCCTCGGAGGCGGTCAGCGTCGAGGAGAGCTACCT is a genomic window of Acidimicrobiales bacterium containing:
- a CDS encoding CTP synthase, which translates into the protein MTKHIFVTGGVASSLGKGLTAASLGRLLKQRGLRVVIQKLDPYINVDPGTMNPFEHGEVFVTDDGGETDLDLGHYERFIDENLTRDSNATTGSIYSAVIAAERHGEFLGKTVQVIPHITDEIQRRIRRLAGDDVDVLITEVGGTVGDIEILPFLEAIRQFRLDVGGTNVCYVHVTLVPFIGPSGEHKTKPTQHSVTELRSAGIQPDAIVCRSDEPIGDDLERKISRLSNVPFNGVVNCPDAESLYEIPLVIHDEGLDQFVCDALHLITGPPDLADWRALNERLAEATTPVRIGLIGKYVRLVDAYLSVVESLKHGGIHHGADVQIDWIQAEDVEGLLGENRLRDLDGIVIPGGFGERGVEGKIAAAGYARENDIPCLGLCLGLQCMTVEYARNVLGLERAHSSEFDPSSPHPVIDLMDSQRDVTDMGGTMRLGAYVAQLQPGSQVAGIYGADVVSERHRHRYEFNPRYRARFEESGFACSGESPDGRLVEFIELEGHPFWIGTQAHPEFKSRPDRPAPLFRSFIGAALERAAGRNPQLIPVDVEAAG
- a CDS encoding NUDIX hydrolase; the encoded protein is MERDVVHHPGAVAVVAVDGGEVVLVRQYRPVMEREMLEIPAGKLDVPGEDRQAAARRELVEEAGLYARYLVEMGRFHNSIGFCDEETTIFLATDLEPVASEAVSVEESYLTVERVLLDDVEAMIVDGAITDAKTVIGLLQVLRRLGR